A window of the Rhodoferax sp. GW822-FHT02A01 genome harbors these coding sequences:
- a CDS encoding NAD(P)/FAD-dependent oxidoreductase, with amino-acid sequence MTTPSQRASTWLADFGAALGKRDLEAALALFDDDCYWRDLVSFTWNICTQEGKPAVRDMLAARLADVAPGSFTLEGEATEAGGVIDAWFTFETRLSRGRGHLRLKDGKAWTLLTTMVELKGFEEKTGTRRIKGAEHGVHKNRKTWMELRNEEQAKLGYSEQPYVVIVGGGQGGIILAARLRRLGVPTLVIEKNARPGDSWRNRYKSLCLHDPVWYDHLPYIPFPDDWPVFAPKDKVGDWLEMYAKVMELNYWGSTTAKSAHFDEAKGEWVVEVDRAGEQVTLRPKQLVFALGVSGYANVPKIAGADTFEGEQHHSSKHPGPEKYKGKKVVVLGSNNSAHDICAALWENGVDVTMVQRSSTHIAPSQALMELALGGLYSEEAVKNGIDHHKADLIFASVPYKIMHTFHIPVYEEMKKREADLYGRLEKAGFMLDFGDDGSGLFMKYLRRGSGYYIDVGASELVANGSIKLKSRVNIERINPKSVLLTDGTELPADLIVYATGFGSMNQFLADIVSPDVANRVGKVWGLGSSTTKDPGPWEGELRNMWKPTNQPQLWIHGGNLHQSRHYSQFLSLQLKARFEGLDTPVYRQAAVHHLR; translated from the coding sequence ATGACAACCCCCTCGCAAAGGGCCAGCACCTGGTTGGCCGATTTTGGTGCCGCGCTTGGCAAGCGTGATCTGGAAGCGGCGCTCGCACTGTTTGATGACGACTGCTATTGGCGCGACCTGGTCAGCTTCACCTGGAACATCTGTACCCAGGAAGGCAAGCCCGCGGTGCGCGACATGCTCGCTGCACGGCTGGCCGATGTGGCTCCAGGCAGCTTCACGCTGGAAGGCGAAGCGACCGAAGCCGGTGGCGTGATCGACGCCTGGTTCACCTTCGAGACACGTCTTTCGCGTGGACGCGGCCATTTGCGGCTCAAGGACGGTAAGGCCTGGACCCTGCTCACCACTATGGTGGAACTCAAGGGCTTCGAGGAAAAGACCGGCACCCGCCGCATCAAGGGCGCAGAGCACGGAGTGCACAAGAACCGCAAAACCTGGATGGAGCTGCGCAATGAGGAGCAGGCCAAGCTGGGTTACAGCGAGCAGCCCTATGTGGTCATCGTGGGGGGCGGTCAGGGCGGCATCATTCTGGCTGCGCGCCTGCGTCGTCTGGGCGTGCCCACGCTGGTCATCGAGAAGAATGCGCGTCCCGGCGACAGCTGGCGCAACCGCTACAAGAGCTTGTGCCTGCATGACCCGGTGTGGTACGACCACCTGCCCTACATTCCTTTCCCGGACGACTGGCCGGTGTTCGCACCCAAGGACAAGGTGGGCGATTGGCTGGAGATGTATGCCAAGGTCATGGAGCTCAACTACTGGGGCTCCACTACTGCCAAGAGTGCGCACTTTGACGAGGCCAAGGGCGAGTGGGTGGTGGAGGTGGACCGCGCCGGTGAACAGGTGACGCTGCGGCCCAAGCAACTGGTGTTTGCGCTGGGTGTTTCCGGCTATGCCAACGTGCCCAAGATTGCAGGTGCCGACACCTTTGAAGGCGAGCAGCACCACTCCAGCAAGCACCCCGGCCCGGAAAAATACAAGGGCAAGAAAGTGGTGGTGCTGGGCTCCAACAACTCGGCCCACGACATCTGCGCAGCCCTGTGGGAGAACGGCGTGGACGTCACCATGGTCCAGCGCAGCAGCACCCACATTGCGCCCTCGCAGGCGCTCATGGAGCTGGCATTGGGCGGGCTCTACAGCGAAGAGGCTGTCAAGAACGGCATAGACCACCACAAGGCCGACCTGATCTTTGCCAGCGTGCCCTACAAGATCATGCACACCTTCCACATCCCGGTGTACGAGGAGATGAAGAAGCGCGAGGCCGATCTCTATGGCCGACTGGAGAAGGCGGGCTTCATGCTGGACTTTGGTGATGACGGCTCTGGCCTGTTCATGAAGTACCTGCGCCGCGGTTCGGGCTACTATATCGACGTGGGCGCGTCCGAGCTGGTGGCCAATGGCAGCATCAAGCTCAAGAGCCGGGTAAACATCGAGCGCATCAACCCCAAGTCAGTACTGCTCACCGACGGCACCGAGCTGCCCGCGGATCTGATCGTGTACGCCACCGGATTTGGCTCCATGAACCAGTTCCTGGCCGACATCGTCTCACCCGATGTGGCCAACCGCGTCGGCAAGGTATGGGGCCTGGGCTCCAGCACCACCAAGGACCCTGGACCATGGGAAGGCGAGCTTCGCAACATGTGGAAGCCCACCAACCAGCCGCAGCTCTGGATTCATGGCGGCAATCTGCACCAGAGCCGGCATTACTCGCAGTTCCTGTCCCTGCAACTCAAGGCCCGCTTTGAGGGCCTGGATACGCCGGTGTATCGGCAGGCTGCGGTGCATCACCTGCGCTAG